The DNA sequence CCCGCTAGACTTTGTATCATATTCTGTACCCCTACGTCAAATACCAGCGTGCTACCCCCCCCATTGACGCTAAGTGCCTTTCCTGACCTCGCCCTTGACCTCCAGGCTCTCGCCGGGGGCCAGAGCGACGCGGCGCACGCTGATGCCAAACTTCAGCAGCCAGTACCAGAGCGTGCCCTTGCTGATCTGCAGATCCTCCGCCATGCCCGGAAGACCCTTCTCGTTGTACATCTCCGGCAGCAGCTTTTCCAGCGGGCGCTTGTACTTCTCTTCGACCTGGCGCATGAGTTTCGTCTTGCGCATCATGCATCACCTCCTGACACTTGAATTGTACCTAGCCTACCACGATTCCCATACTTTGTCAAGACCCTGTCAAAATCATTCTTATTTCTGTTATTGAACTAATTCTAAGTATTTCTAAATTTTGTTCAACTCTCTGCGCCATACTGTGTCATGATATACAGCCACTACTGCAACTTGACGTTGTTATAGATTCGCGATTGACGACGAGTAGCTGGCTTGCTACACTTGTGCCTCACATCACAGGAGGTGTCAGGAGGTATATGGAGGCAATCGAGCAGCAGCTCCTGGAGTTCGTCCGGCAGGTCTACGGGACCCTGGGGTGGCCCGGAGTGGTGGCGCTGATGGCTATCGAGAGCGCCTGCGTTCCCCTGCCCAGCGAGATCATCATGCCCCTGGCCGGCTGGATGCTCATCCGGGACCGGGGGCAGGACCTCTCGCTCCTCCTGCTGGCGGGGTTCACCGGCGCCCTAGGTAACCTTTTGGGATCCCTGGCGGCCTACGCCGTCGGCGCGTCCGGTGGCCGCTCCGTCCTGGAGCGCTACGGGAAGTACATCCTCATCACCCGCCACGACCTGGACCTCGCCGACCGCTGGTTCGCTCGGTACGGCGACGCGGCGATCTTCTTCTCCCGCCTGCTCCCCGTGGTGCGGACGTTCATCAGCTTCCCCGCCGGCGTCTCCCGCATGAACATATGGAAGTTCAGCGCGTACACCTTCCTGGGGGCGTTTCCCTGGTCCCTGGGGCTGGCTTACGGAGGGTACGTCCTGGGCGAGCATTGGGAGAGGCTTCGGGGTGTGATGCGCCCGTTCGACATCCCCATCATCCTCGCCATCCTCGCACTGGTGGGCTGGTACGTGGTGCGCCACGTCCGGCGGGCCAACGCGGAGAAGAAGGCCGAGCGGCAGGCCGCGCCTTGACCCAAAAAGGGGGGCTGTGCTATTCTGGCCCCGTGTCCCCGTAGCTCAACCGGATAGAGCACCTGCCTTCTAAGCAGGGGGTTGTGGGTTCGAATCCCACCGGGGATACCAGCACCGTGTGCCGGTGCACGGCAGCGACACACTTTCCTCTCATTATGTCCCGCGCGGTGACCACGCCCCGCAGTCGCCACGCCCGCGGGAGAAGCCCTGCACTCGGTTGCGAAAAAGCGCGGTAGGAAAAACCGCTCAGGGTAAGCGGGCCTGGGGCGAACCTGGTGTACGCGAACTTAAGCAACCGAGTACTAGGCCTCCGGGAAGGCCTGGAGCAGGCGCTCCGCACAGGATGACCGGCAGAAGCAGAGCACCGTCGCCTCGTCGGCGTCCAGCGCCAGCGCCGACACGCCGAGCGGCTCCAGGACCCGGTTGGCGATGGCGCAGAACGCGCCCATCCACTGGTCCCGGTTGACGCGCAGCCAGTCGCATATCTCCCGTCGGCCGCCGCCGTTGATCTCCACGTACTGGGGCGCGGCCTCTCCGTGCGGCTCCCCCGCCGTCACTTCCACGTCCAGACCGAAGCGCTGGCGGAGGGCCTGCGTGGCCCAGCGGCAGAAGTCGTCCGCCCGGCCAACCTCCCAGTGCCAGAGGAGAGCGGCGGTCGGCGGGGACTCCGGAGCGCCGGTCAGGACAAGAGGGCTGCGATAGGCCAGAAGCACCCCACTATGCGGGGTGGCCCGCAGGCGGTGCGCCTCTGCCAGACGTAGCTCGGCGTCGGTCATGACCCCGGCCTCCACGACGAGCCGCCGGAGTTCGTCCACCCCTTCCGTCACGGCGCGCTTTGCCGGATCGCTTGGGGGTTGACGCAGGAAGGCATCGGCTCGCCCCGGAGTCCGGCGAGCAGGTTCTGGACGGCCAGGACCGCCATCCGAGTGCGCGTCGCGACGCTGGCGCTGGCGATGTGCGGCGTGATGATGACGTTGTCCAGGGCCAGCAGCGGATCGTCGAGGGGGATAGGCTCCACCTCCGCCACGTCCGTGGCCGCCGCGGCGATGGCGCGGTCGCGCAGCGCCTCGTGGAGAGCGCGCTGGTCCACCACGCTCCCCCGCGCCGTATTTACCAGCACCGCCGTCCGCTTCATGGACGCCAGCTCCCGCCGCCCGATCAGGTGATGCGTCTCCGGCGTCAGGGGCACGTGCAGCGTCACGAAGTCCGCCTGCCGGAGCAGCGACAGCAGGTCAGGCGCCCACTCGACTCCCTCCCGCTGCTCCAGGTCCGGCCTCCGCGTCCGGCCGTGGTACAGGACGCGCATCTGGAAGCCCTTCGCGCGGCGGGCCATCGCCAGCCCAATGCGCCCCAGGCCCACGACGCCCAGTGTGGCCCCATACACGTCGTGCCCGAGCAGCACGGACGGCCCCCAGTACCCCCACTTTCCGGCGCGGGTGTAGGCGTCCCCCTCCACAACGCGCCGCGCCGCCGCCATCAGCAGCGCCCACGCGAAGTCCGCCGTGGTCTCCGTCAGGACGTCCGGCGTGTAGCCCACGGGAATCCCCCGCTCGGTGGCGGCGGCGACATCAATGTGGTTGTAACCGACCGCCATGGTGCTGACGACCCGGAGCCTGGACGCCGCGTCCAGCACCCCCCTGTCAATCTGGTCCGTCAGCAGGCACAGCAGCCCGTCCACGTCCGCGACCTCGCGCAGCAGCGCGTCACGCGGGGGCGGCGCGTCGCCCTCCCACACACGGAGGTCGGCGACCTGGCGCAGCATCGCCAGCGCCTCCTCCGCTATGCGTCGCGTGACATAGACTCTAGGCGCGGCCACGGCTGTCCCCCTTGCCCGCCTGGCGCGCGCGGAAGAGCCTTCGCTCCTTCCGGACCACATCCGGCGGCAAGACCCTGGCCCCGCCTAGAAGCGATGCCATTACGTAAACTTGCGCGGCCCTCTCCACCATTGCACACACGCCCAGCGCGTCGGCGGGCGTACTGCCCACCCCCACGAGTCCGTGGTTCCGCAGAAAGGCGGCCTTGCGGTCGCCCAGCGCGCGGACGGCCCACTCCGCCATCTCCCATGTGCCAGACATCCCGTACTCGGCCACCTCGACCGCGCCGCCGACAAAGACGACCAGCTCGTCGAGCACGGGCGGCAGGGCACGCCCCGCCACAGCCAGCACGCTGGCGTACGTCGAGTGGGTGTGCATCACGGCGCCCACGTCCGGTCGGGCGTGGTACACGGCCAAATGCAGGGGCAGCTCCGAAGAAGCGGCGAGGCCCCCGTCCACGACCGTGCCCGCGGAGTCCACGACCACGATGTCCTCCGGACGCAACGTGTCGTAGGGCCGCTGCGAGGGCGTCACGGCGATCAGCGCCCGCCCGCGCGTGACCGGGAGGCGCATGCTCACATTGCCCGCCATACCCGTCACCAAGCCCCGCTCGCCCATCTTCTGGGCGGCGGCCAGCACCACCCGCCGCTCGGCCAGCCAGCGCGGGGTTGTCCCGGAGGTTCGCATCACGAGAACACCTCTATTAAGGAATCCACGCGCTCCGCGAAGGCGCGCCAGCGCCGGTAAATGTCCTCGTACTCCGCCGAGGCCCTGGGGTCGGGGTGCAGCACGGTGGCCAGGGGCCTCTGTGCGCGCCCGGCCTCCTCCAGACTCGCGTATGCACCGACGGCCGTGGCGGCGCAGAGGGCCGCGCCCACGGCGCTTACGTCGGCGTGCGGCGCGACATGGACAGGACGCGCCAGCACGTCGGAGAGCAACTGGGGGAAGAGTATGCTGCGCGTCAGCCCGCCGCCCACACTGACCTCAGCCGCCCGCTCGCCGGTGGTCTCCTCCACGCGCTCGACGGCCCATGCGATGGCGAACGCCACCCCTTCCAGCGTTGCCCTGGCCAGTTGGCCGCGGCCCCATCCGCCCGCCGCCAGCGGCACGGGAAGCGTCAGCCCGCCCGGCCGGACGCCTACGGGCACAGGCTCCAGCGGCCTCGCCCCCAGACAGGCGAAGACGCTGTCCGCGCCCGGCAGGACTGACGCCGCCGCCACGTCCAGACGCCGGTAGGCCGACTCGCTGGCGCGTCCGGCCAGACACTCCGCCAGCCATCGGTAGGCGTAGCCAGCCTCGCCGACGTTGCACTCGCACACCCACCGCCCCGGCGCCACATGCAGGCCCGCCCACGTCCGTCGCCGCGGGTCGAACAGCGGCGCCGACGCCACGCGCTGGACAACGCCGGTCCACCCCACGACCACTCCCGTCTGGCCCACATCCGTCACGCCCATGCCCAGCAGCCCACACTGCGCGTCCGGTCCCCCGGCCACCACCGGCGTACCGCCGGGTACTCCGAGCGCCGCCGCAGCCTCCGCCGTGAGGCCGCCCACAACGCTTCCCGCCGCGCAGAGAGGCGGGACAGCGCCATGCGGCAAGCCCATTGCCTCGAGCAGGTCGTCGCACGGCTCGTTACTTGTTATGTCCAATAAACCACAGTCGCCCGCCGAGGCGCGCTCCGCGACGGCACGACCTGTCAGCCGGAAGAGCAACCAGTCGGGAACGGACATGACAGAGCGGACGGCGGCCAGCCGCCGGGGGTGGTGCTGCCGCATCCAGGCCAGCTTGAGAGGCGCGAGCAGGTAGGCCGGCAAGTGGCCCGTCGTCTGGTAGATGCGCGAGCGGAGGGACTCATGCATGAGGAGATCGTGGCGGATGGCCCGCGCGTCCAAGTTCGGACCGGCGTACACGTCGCGCCCGCCCACGTCCAGGGCCACCATCCCCTGCCGCTGTCCCGTCACCCCGATGGCCGCGACCTGGTCCGCCGAGACCCCCGCGGCGCGGAGGGCATTCCGCGCGGCGCGGCCCACTCCGCGCCACGACCTGCTGAGGGAGAGCGCCCGTGCGCCCGCGCCCATGCGTCGCGGAGCGAGGTAGCGCCAGGGCTCCATGACGGCGGCGCGCACCGAGCCGTCTAGCGCGCAGACGACCGCGTGGACGCCGGACGTGCCTGCGTCAAGCGCAAGGACGTATTTTCCTGTCGTCATTTCCCTCCCGGACTCCGGCGTTAATCGGGACGCCATTGGGTGGCCTCCGCACCCACACATAGGCGCTCGGCATAGTACCGACCAGTCGGTTTCTTATTCCTTATCTGGGGTTCTCAGGGGAACAGCTCACGACACATCGGGCGCGTCAACCGCAGGCTCCATCACGCCTGCCCGTTAGTTATGTCGCCTCAGGCGCAAGAATGGATGCTGGCTGGTCAGTCTCTTCACAGCGCCTGCGCGCTGCCCTCCTTCGCAGGCTGTTCGCGCTTGAGCAGCGCGCGGTAGCGGCCCAGCGCCATGACGGGAAAGCAGACGTCGTAAAGGTGATAGTTGACATAGAGGTCGCCGGGAAAGCCGACGCCGGTATACGAGGGGTGGTCCCACCCCCCGTCCGGGCGCTGCGCGCCCACGAGGACGCGCACACCCCGTGCCACCGCCTCGCCGGCCCCTTCGTCGGCTGCCAGCAGGGCCAGAAGCGCCCACGCCGTCTGCGAGGGCGTGCTCGGCCCCTGCCCCCCCAGTTGCGCCACCTTGTAAGAGGCGCACGTCTCCCCCCATCCGCCATCGCTCCCCTGGTGGGATAGAATCCACTGGACGGCGCGGCGGACCTCCCCGTGGGCCATGTTCAACTGGATGGCCTGATAGGCGGGCAGCACGCATCCCGTGCCGTAGATATAGTTCGCCCCCCAGCGTCCCCGCCAGCTCCCGTCCTTCTGCTGCGACTCGCGGAGATACTCCAGCGCCCGCCGGACGGCGGGAGAGCGCCGCGTGTGCCGCATCCGCCCCAGCAGCTCCAGCACATGCCCCGTGACGTCCTCCGTCGGCGGGTCAATGACAACGCCGGAGTCGCTGAAAGGCAGGTGCGTTACGTAAAGTCTTGTGTTGTCCACGTCGAATGTGCCCCAGCCGCCGTTGCGACTCTGCATGCCGAGGAGCCAGCGCAGGCCGCGGTCCACCGCCTCCTGCCGCAACTCGTCCTCCGGCAGGCGCACCTGATGCAGCGCGGCCAAGACGAGCGTGGTGGTGTCGGCGTCCGTGTAGTGGTGGCTGCTCGGCCCACGCGCCCAGCCGCCGGGCGTTCCCCCTCCGTTCCTGAGCTGCCAGTCGCCCCCAACTTGGGCCTGCTGCTCGAAGAGCCAGCGCGCCGCTTTCTGAAGGGCCGGATGGTCGAGCGGCAGGCCCGCGTCACGCAGCGCCAGCATGACCTGGGCCGTGTCCCTCACCGGCGAGGCCCACGGCTGCAGTCGCCACATGTTTGCGCCAGCGATGGACGCCGACTCGAAGCTCTCCATGCCCCGCCGCATCACGGGATGCTCCATGTTGTAGCCCAGCACCCGCAGCGCGATAAGCGCGTAGGCCGTCTGACTGGGGATGCCGGCCCAGGCGCCGTCCGCTTCCTGGTGGACCTGGAGCCAGTCCTCCGCCGCCTTCAGGGCAACGCCGCGCAGGGGCTTCCAGGGTGAGCGTTCCAGAACACGAAGAACGTCGTCGCCAAAGCGGAAAAACCACTTCCAGGCCAGCACCCGGTCGGCGGTCCAGGGCACGCGGAACTCGCGCTTGCCCGGCGGCTCCACGTACAGCTCATCAATGCGCGCGCTGTCAGGCACCGGGCAGATGGGCTGCCGAGCGCCGATAACGAGCAGCGGGACCAGCGCCGCCCGCGTCCAGCTCGCGAAGTCGTAGATGTTCAGCGGCGCCCAGGAAGGCAGCAGGATAGTCTCCGCGGGCAAGACGGGAACTCCCCGCCAGTCATACTGCCCGAACAGGGAGAGCCACACCTTGGTGAAGACGCGCGTCTTGCTGACCCCGCCCAGGCTGAGGACCACGTGGCGGGCGCGCTGCATGGCCGGGTGGTCCGCTGGCGCCCCAGCCAGCTTCAGGGCAAAGTATGCCTCCACCGTGGCGTTGAGGTCGGGCGGGCCGCCGGAGTAGAGCGCCCATCCGCCCCCGGGCAGCTCTCGACCCATGATGGAGGTGGCTATCTTCCGCCAACGGTCTTCGCGAGCGACGCCCAGGAAATGGGTGAGGAAAAGGTACTCGGCCTCCACCGCCACGTTCGCCTCAATCTCGCCGCGCCACCAGCCCTGAGCGTCCTGGGCGTTGAGGAGATAGCTGACGGCCCGGTGGAGCGTCCGCTCCACGGCGTCCATGTCTGACTTCACATCCGAAGCTCGCTGCCGCGCCATGCCATCACCTGCCGCACCGGTCACCGGTCCCGCTGGACGACGAACCGGGCGACCTCTTTCAGTTCCCCCGTGGCCCTGTCGCCGACCGCCACCGCGTCCAGCTCCGCCACCGCCTCTCGATAGTACTGGTCCGCCGTCCGCAGCGCAAAGCGCCTGGCTTGGACGGACTCCAGCACGTCCACCACGCGGGAGACGTCGTCCTCCGTCAGAGTCCGCTTGCCATAGACACGCGTCAGGGTCTCCCGCGCCGCCGCCGAAGCGTGCTCTAGGGCATAAATGACCGGGAGCGTCTTCTTCCTGCGGCGGATATCGGAGAGGGCGTCCTTGCCGAGCACCGCGGGGTCGCCCCAGATGCCGAGCACGTCGTCCACCACTTGAAAGGCAAGGCCCAGCGCGTGGGCGTACCGCCGCAGCCGCGCCACCACCGCCTCGTCCGCCGTCCCCAGGACCGCCCCTATATCGACCGCAGCCTCGATGAGGGCGCCCGTCTTCCGCTCGATCATCGCCAGGTAGTCCGGGACGGTGACGTCCATGCGCTGCTCGTAGCTCATGTCCAAGTGCTGTCCCTCTATGACACGCAGACACGCCGCATGCAAAACGTTCGCCGCCAGCACCGTGCGGGCGTGGTCCACCCCCCGCGAGGAAAGCCGGAGGACAGCCAGGCACGCCAGGGTGAGCATGCCGTCGCCCGCGTTGATGCCCTCGCCCACTCCCCAGAGCGACCACACGGTGGGCCGGTGGCGACGCTCCCTGTCCCCGTCCTGGATATCGTCGTGAATCAGGGAGAAGTTGTGGACAAGCTCGACCGCCGCGGCGGCGGGCAGAGCGGAGCGCCAGTCGCCACCAGCGGCTTCGCAGGCCAGCAAACAGAGGGTGGGGCGCAGGCGTTTGCCGCCGGACAGAGCCTCCGGGTGGCCCTGGGGGTCCGTCCACCCCAGGTGATACCGGAGCATGTCGTAGAGGAGCAGGGTGCGGCCCTCAAGAGCCGTCCGGAGTTCCCCTTCGACAGCGGAACGATACCGCTCGAATACGGGAGGCAGCTCCATGGCGGCCCTCCCTCTGGGAATTACCGGTACGAACGCTTGCTGACGACAGCCTGCTGGACTGCTTCGCGCGACCGCTTGAGATGCTCGACCACGTCCCAGACGCTGACGATGGGGAACCCGTAGGTGTGCGCGAAGGCTTCCAGGACGCGTCCCCGGGCTACGTGGCCGTCCTCGTCCAGGATCTCGCAGAGGAGTCCCGCCGGATAGAGGCCGGCGGCGCCGCACAGGTCAACGATGGCCTCCGTGTGGCCTCGGCGCTCCAGCAGGCCGCTTCTCCGCGCGCGAAGGGGCACGATATGACCGGGGCGAGCGAAATCCTGGGGCTTGGACTGGGGGTCCAGCAGGGCACGGATGGTGCGGGCGCGGTCGTGGACGGAGGACCCGCTTGCGCTTGAGTCGCACTTGTAGTCCAACGTCTCGCAAAACGGCGTGTCGGAGTCCTGAAACGTGCGCGGCATCAGCGGTATTTGCAACTCATCCAGTCGCGAAGCGGAGAGAGATATGCACAGAAACCCGGCGGCGGCCTTAATTAAGAAGAGAAGCTCCCGCGCGGTCACCTTCTCCGCGCTGATAGCCAGGTCACCTTCGTTCTCCCTGTCCGGATCGTCGAGAATAACGACAAAGCGCCCCGCCTGGAGCTCTTTGATAGCGTCCTCTACCCGAGCAGTCAACGCGAACCTCCCGCTGTGCTGGCAGTATCTGGGTAACCGTCACGCGCTCCTGACGTCGCGGAGAACGCGGCTTCATGGCGATGCGCCGCCATGTCCTGACTCTCCACCCGCCGCGCCATCTCCTCAAGGTGGCCTACCACCCTGTCAATGATGTCGTCCGGCGTCGATGAGCCTGCGGTCACGCCGACGCGCTCCCGCCCCTGGAGCCAAGAGATCTGTATCTCCTCCGGCTGCTCGATGTGGTGGGTTTCCACCCCTAC is a window from the Dehalococcoidia bacterium genome containing:
- a CDS encoding DedA family protein; the protein is MEAIEQQLLEFVRQVYGTLGWPGVVALMAIESACVPLPSEIIMPLAGWMLIRDRGQDLSLLLLAGFTGALGNLLGSLAAYAVGASGGRSVLERYGKYILITRHDLDLADRWFARYGDAAIFFSRLLPVVRTFISFPAGVSRMNIWKFSAYTFLGAFPWSLGLAYGGYVLGEHWERLRGVMRPFDIPIILAILALVGWYVVRHVRRANAEKKAERQAAP
- a CDS encoding D-glycerate dehydrogenase translates to MAAPRVYVTRRIAEEALAMLRQVADLRVWEGDAPPPRDALLREVADVDGLLCLLTDQIDRGVLDAASRLRVVSTMAVGYNHIDVAAATERGIPVGYTPDVLTETTADFAWALLMAAARRVVEGDAYTRAGKWGYWGPSVLLGHDVYGATLGVVGLGRIGLAMARRAKGFQMRVLYHGRTRRPDLEQREGVEWAPDLLSLLRQADFVTLHVPLTPETHHLIGRRELASMKRTAVLVNTARGSVVDQRALHEALRDRAIAAAATDVAEVEPIPLDDPLLALDNVIITPHIASASVATRTRMAVLAVQNLLAGLRGEPMPSCVNPQAIRQSAP
- a CDS encoding class II aldolase/adducin family protein produces the protein MRTSGTTPRWLAERRVVLAAAQKMGERGLVTGMAGNVSMRLPVTRGRALIAVTPSQRPYDTLRPEDIVVVDSAGTVVDGGLAASSELPLHLAVYHARPDVGAVMHTHSTYASVLAVAGRALPPVLDELVVFVGGAVEVAEYGMSGTWEMAEWAVRALGDRKAAFLRNHGLVGVGSTPADALGVCAMVERAAQVYVMASLLGGARVLPPDVVRKERRLFRARQAGKGDSRGRA
- a CDS encoding FGGY-family carbohydrate kinase, whose translation is MTTGKYVLALDAGTSGVHAVVCALDGSVRAAVMEPWRYLAPRRMGAGARALSLSRSWRGVGRAARNALRAAGVSADQVAAIGVTGQRQGMVALDVGGRDVYAGPNLDARAIRHDLLMHESLRSRIYQTTGHLPAYLLAPLKLAWMRQHHPRRLAAVRSVMSVPDWLLFRLTGRAVAERASAGDCGLLDITSNEPCDDLLEAMGLPHGAVPPLCAAGSVVGGLTAEAAAALGVPGGTPVVAGGPDAQCGLLGMGVTDVGQTGVVVGWTGVVQRVASAPLFDPRRRTWAGLHVAPGRWVCECNVGEAGYAYRWLAECLAGRASESAYRRLDVAAASVLPGADSVFACLGARPLEPVPVGVRPGGLTLPVPLAAGGWGRGQLARATLEGVAFAIAWAVERVEETTGERAAEVSVGGGLTRSILFPQLLSDVLARPVHVAPHADVSAVGAALCAATAVGAYASLEEAGRAQRPLATVLHPDPRASAEYEDIYRRWRAFAERVDSLIEVFS
- the shc gene encoding squalene--hopene cyclase, with product MARQRASDVKSDMDAVERTLHRAVSYLLNAQDAQGWWRGEIEANVAVEAEYLFLTHFLGVAREDRWRKIATSIMGRELPGGGWALYSGGPPDLNATVEAYFALKLAGAPADHPAMQRARHVVLSLGGVSKTRVFTKVWLSLFGQYDWRGVPVLPAETILLPSWAPLNIYDFASWTRAALVPLLVIGARQPICPVPDSARIDELYVEPPGKREFRVPWTADRVLAWKWFFRFGDDVLRVLERSPWKPLRGVALKAAEDWLQVHQEADGAWAGIPSQTAYALIALRVLGYNMEHPVMRRGMESFESASIAGANMWRLQPWASPVRDTAQVMLALRDAGLPLDHPALQKAARWLFEQQAQVGGDWQLRNGGGTPGGWARGPSSHHYTDADTTTLVLAALHQVRLPEDELRQEAVDRGLRWLLGMQSRNGGWGTFDVDNTRLYVTHLPFSDSGVVIDPPTEDVTGHVLELLGRMRHTRRSPAVRRALEYLRESQQKDGSWRGRWGANYIYGTGCVLPAYQAIQLNMAHGEVRRAVQWILSHQGSDGGWGETCASYKVAQLGGQGPSTPSQTAWALLALLAADEGAGEAVARGVRVLVGAQRPDGGWDHPSYTGVGFPGDLYVNYHLYDVCFPVMALGRYRALLKREQPAKEGSAQAL
- a CDS encoding polyprenyl synthetase family protein, with protein sequence MELPPVFERYRSAVEGELRTALEGRTLLLYDMLRYHLGWTDPQGHPEALSGGKRLRPTLCLLACEAAGGDWRSALPAAAAVELVHNFSLIHDDIQDGDRERRHRPTVWSLWGVGEGINAGDGMLTLACLAVLRLSSRGVDHARTVLAANVLHAACLRVIEGQHLDMSYEQRMDVTVPDYLAMIERKTGALIEAAVDIGAVLGTADEAVVARLRRYAHALGLAFQVVDDVLGIWGDPAVLGKDALSDIRRRKKTLPVIYALEHASAAARETLTRVYGKRTLTEDDVSRVVDVLESVQARRFALRTADQYYREAVAELDAVAVGDRATGELKEVARFVVQRDR
- the ribB gene encoding 3,4-dihydroxy-2-butanone-4-phosphate synthase; this encodes MTARVEDAIKELQAGRFVVILDDPDRENEGDLAISAEKVTARELLFLIKAAAGFLCISLSASRLDELQIPLMPRTFQDSDTPFCETLDYKCDSSASGSSVHDRARTIRALLDPQSKPQDFARPGHIVPLRARRSGLLERRGHTEAIVDLCGAAGLYPAGLLCEILDEDGHVARGRVLEAFAHTYGFPIVSVWDVVEHLKRSREAVQQAVVSKRSYR